In one Alnus glutinosa chromosome 14, dhAlnGlut1.1, whole genome shotgun sequence genomic region, the following are encoded:
- the LOC133857958 gene encoding nuclear transcription factor Y subunit B-7: MEDESHGNGTDGGSPESPCLKNSHNNKEQDRFLPIANVGRIMKKVIPANGKISKDAKETVQECVSEFISFVTGEASDKCQREKRKTINGDDIIWAITTLGFEDYVCPLKTYLQKYRELEGEKLNIPKQQRQQQQEQSTVPCNNSLYSSATLMSQPSFVAADQPFSLPFSPNSIQKQLQPQDQIDSVAHW, from the coding sequence atggaaGATGAGAGCCACGGAAATGGGACCGACGGAGGAAGCCCAGAAAGCCCATGTTTAAAGAATAGCCACAACAATAAAGAACAAGATCGGTTCCTCCCTATAGCAAATGTAGGGAGAATCATGAAAAAAGTGATTCCAGCCAACGGAAAAATCTCAAAGGATGCAAAAGAGACAGTCCAAGAATGTGTGTCCGAGTTCATTAGCTTTGTTACCGGGGAAGCGTCCGATAAATGCCAGCGAGAAAAGAGGAAGACCATCAACGGCGACGATATCATATGGGCTATCACAACCCTAGGGTTCGAGGATTACGTGTGTCCCCTCAAAACGTATCTCCAAAAGTATAGAGAGCTTGAAGGAGAGAAGCTTAACATTCCAAAGCAACAacgacaacaacaacaagaacaATCTACTGTACCGTGTAATAATAGTTTATATTCTTCTGCAACTCTCATGTCTCAGCCGTCCTTCGTGGCAGCTGATCAACCATTCTCCTTGCCTTTCTCCCCAAATTCAATTCAAAAACAATTACAGCCACAAGACCAGATTGATTCAGTGGCGCATtggtaa